A genomic window from Micromonospora ferruginea includes:
- a CDS encoding HTH domain-containing protein, with product MSHATELAAAAGSTDPRVGLRAVLALRRLLERLEVVQVDNARRQGWSWQEIADALEVSRQAVHKKHAGRPAVPQSWEA from the coding sequence ATGAGTCATGCGACGGAACTCGCGGCGGCGGCCGGCAGCACCGACCCCAGGGTCGGCCTGCGCGCGGTGCTCGCCCTGCGCCGGCTGCTCGAACGGCTCGAGGTGGTCCAGGTGGACAACGCCCGGCGACAGGGCTGGTCCTGGCAGGAGATCGCCGACGCCCTCGAGGTCAGCCGACAGGCGGTCCACAAGAAGCACGCCGGGCGACCGGCGGTGCCCCAGAGCTGGGAGGCGTGA
- a CDS encoding PP2C family protein-serine/threonine phosphatase — MFRRRPLDRPVEAARRSTVGRHTLEIAGGSVVGHRYPENYDVLHVDEKLPLAVVCDGMGEGEGSRAAGATAARAFVDQVRAAWPVVDAAGLRAATTEAQRRVRRAGATLTGLTGCTLTALVVEPADGQGWLVQLGDSRAYRLREGLLELVTVDHTMAWLGLLHGWWTAGSPEATRARYQLLRYVGHPDGPDPDLLCVPLRRGDTWLLCTDGVSDQLGYHRLRDLLAARRDPARTVRALLDASLAAGGEDNATAVVLRVHPAFPGPR, encoded by the coding sequence GTGTTCCGTCGCCGTCCGCTGGACCGGCCGGTCGAGGCCGCCCGCCGGTCGACCGTCGGGCGGCACACCCTGGAGATCGCCGGCGGCAGCGTGGTCGGGCACCGCTACCCGGAGAACTACGACGTGCTGCACGTCGACGAGAAGCTGCCGCTGGCCGTGGTCTGCGACGGCATGGGCGAGGGCGAGGGCAGCCGGGCGGCCGGCGCCACCGCGGCACGCGCCTTCGTCGACCAGGTCCGCGCAGCCTGGCCGGTCGTCGACGCGGCCGGGCTGCGGGCCGCCACGACCGAGGCGCAACGACGGGTACGCCGCGCCGGCGCGACCCTGACCGGCCTGACCGGCTGCACGCTCACCGCGCTGGTGGTCGAGCCGGCCGACGGTCAGGGCTGGCTGGTGCAGCTCGGCGACTCGCGGGCGTACCGGCTGCGCGAGGGGCTGCTGGAACTGGTCACGGTCGACCACACGATGGCCTGGCTCGGCCTGCTGCACGGCTGGTGGACGGCCGGCTCCCCGGAGGCGACCCGGGCCCGTTACCAACTGCTGCGCTACGTGGGCCACCCGGACGGGCCGGACCCGGACCTGCTCTGCGTGCCGCTGCGTCGCGGGGACACCTGGCTGCTCTGCACCGACGGGGTGAGCGACCAGCTCGGCTACCACCGGTTGCGGGACCTGCTGGCCGCCCGGCGGGACCCGGCGCGCACCGTCCGGGCCCTGCTCGACGCCAGCCTCGCCGCCGGCGGCGAGGACAACGCCACCGCCGTGGTGCTGCGCGTCCACCCCGCCTTCCCCGGCCCGCGCTGA
- a CDS encoding TetR/AcrR family transcriptional regulator, which produces MSEARLETILSAAYACFTRHGMRRTTMDDIAAAAGMSRPAVYQYVRNKDDAYRRLAERLFADSLDRARRAATTGGPDLAARLHDILAAKLELTLTLHRDSPHATELLDASGKLTGDLVEAYTAELTGLVADTLADAAGPRARVVADVLVALTRGLEADLTDPDLPRQRLRDGVALLVAGLPHQGDPA; this is translated from the coding sequence ATGTCAGAGGCCCGGTTGGAGACGATCCTCAGCGCCGCGTACGCGTGCTTCACCCGGCACGGGATGCGCCGCACGACGATGGACGACATCGCGGCCGCCGCCGGGATGTCCCGGCCGGCGGTCTACCAGTACGTGCGCAACAAGGACGACGCCTACCGGCGGCTGGCCGAGCGGCTCTTCGCCGACTCGCTCGACCGGGCCCGCCGCGCCGCCACCACCGGCGGCCCGGACCTGGCCGCCCGGCTGCACGACATCCTCGCCGCCAAGCTGGAACTCACCCTCACGCTGCACCGGGACAGCCCGCACGCCACCGAGCTGCTGGACGCCAGCGGGAAGCTGACCGGCGACCTCGTCGAGGCGTACACCGCCGAGCTGACCGGCCTGGTGGCCGACACGCTGGCGGACGCCGCCGGGCCCCGGGCCCGCGTGGTGGCCGACGTGCTCGTCGCGCTCACCCGCGGCCTGGAGGCCGACCTCACCGACCCCGACCTGCCCCGGCAGCGGCTACGCGACGGCGTCGCGCTGCTCGTCGCCGGCCTACCCCACCAGGGAGACCCCGCATGA
- a CDS encoding oxidoreductase: MTAVLITGTSSGIGRATVARLARRPDLTVYATARKVDAIADLADTGARLLPLDVTDEASMRAAVAAVEAAHGQVDVLVNNAGYGEYGPIEETPIERVRAQFETNVFGLARLTQLVLPGMRRAGRGRIVNVSSMGGRLVFPGGGYYHASKYAVEAVSDALRQETRPFGIDVAVIEPGLIRTGFGAVAASTLGATADPTGPYHTMVAAVDASMAKSYRNPMLAAPPDAVARVIERAVVARRPRSRYLVTAAAWAMVHTRRLFGARLFDAVNRLQFR, from the coding sequence ATGACCGCCGTCCTGATCACCGGCACCTCCTCCGGCATCGGCCGGGCCACCGTCGCACGCCTCGCCCGCCGCCCCGACCTCACCGTGTACGCCACCGCGCGCAAGGTCGACGCGATCGCCGACCTGGCCGACACCGGCGCCCGGCTGCTCCCCCTCGACGTCACCGACGAGGCGTCCATGCGCGCCGCCGTCGCGGCCGTGGAGGCCGCCCACGGGCAGGTCGACGTGCTGGTCAACAACGCCGGCTACGGCGAGTACGGCCCGATCGAGGAGACCCCGATCGAGCGGGTACGCGCCCAGTTCGAGACGAACGTCTTCGGGCTGGCCCGGCTCACCCAGCTCGTGCTGCCCGGCATGCGCCGCGCCGGCCGGGGCCGGATCGTCAACGTCAGCTCGATGGGCGGGCGGCTGGTCTTCCCCGGCGGCGGCTACTACCACGCCAGCAAGTACGCGGTGGAGGCCGTCTCCGACGCGCTGCGCCAGGAGACCCGCCCGTTCGGGATCGACGTGGCGGTGATCGAGCCGGGCCTGATCCGCACCGGCTTCGGCGCGGTCGCCGCGTCCACGCTCGGCGCGACCGCCGACCCGACCGGCCCGTACCACACGATGGTCGCCGCGGTGGACGCGTCGATGGCGAAGTCCTACCGCAACCCGATGCTGGCCGCCCCGCCGGACGCGGTGGCCCGGGTGATCGAGCGGGCCGTCGTCGCCCGCCGGCCGCGCTCCCGCTACCTGGTCACCGCCGCCGCCTGGGCCATGGTGCACACCCGCCGGCTGTTCGGCGCCCGGCTCTTCGACGCGGTCAACCGCCTCCAGTTCCGCTGA
- a CDS encoding universal stress protein has product MAAPSHGAVVVGVGRTAQALSVVRTAAAEAAAHRRPLHLVHAFNWAATSGPAPAGGTRIDAESVLEHAGTIVADTAPQVPVSGEIVEGSPVEALLRAADAAFLVALGDGGMATCPACVPADAPAVELAARAGCPVLVGRSEPAPPGPLLVGWDGSPGSRATLGYAFDCAERRGARLLAVRVVEPERRDGDDGVLEEAVNRHATRHPRVAADCQTVRGDPRDVLLDRSRSAQLAVVGARGDGPVQSSLGEVSQALLYHSPAPLIVVRGLDPGAGDGP; this is encoded by the coding sequence ATGGCCGCACCCAGCCACGGCGCGGTGGTGGTCGGCGTCGGCCGGACCGCGCAGGCCCTGTCGGTGGTCCGCACGGCCGCCGCCGAAGCCGCGGCGCACCGCCGGCCGCTGCACCTGGTGCACGCGTTCAACTGGGCGGCCACCTCCGGGCCCGCCCCGGCCGGCGGCACCCGCATCGACGCCGAGAGCGTGCTGGAGCACGCCGGCACGATCGTCGCCGACACCGCGCCGCAGGTGCCGGTCAGTGGCGAGATCGTGGAGGGCTCACCGGTCGAGGCGCTGCTGCGGGCCGCCGACGCCGCGTTCCTGGTCGCCCTCGGTGACGGCGGCATGGCCACCTGCCCGGCCTGCGTACCGGCCGACGCGCCGGCGGTCGAACTGGCCGCCCGGGCCGGCTGCCCGGTCCTCGTCGGCCGCTCCGAACCCGCACCGCCCGGTCCGCTCCTGGTCGGCTGGGACGGCTCGCCCGGATCCCGCGCCACCCTCGGGTACGCCTTCGACTGCGCCGAACGCCGGGGCGCCCGGCTGCTCGCCGTCCGGGTGGTCGAGCCGGAGCGCCGCGACGGCGACGACGGCGTGCTGGAGGAGGCGGTCAACCGGCACGCCACCCGGCACCCGCGGGTCGCCGCCGACTGCCAGACCGTGCGCGGCGACCCCCGCGACGTCCTGCTCGACCGATCCCGCTCGGCGCAACTGGCCGTGGTCGGGGCGCGCGGCGACGGTCCGGTGCAGTCCAGCCTGGGCGAGGTCAGCCAGGCGCTGCTCTACCACTCGCCGGCCCCGCTGATCGTCGTGCGGGGGCTCGACCCGGGCGCCGGGGACGGGCCATGA
- a CDS encoding phosphoketolase family protein: protein MDTALDLHSPLTDDELRRLDAYWRAANYLTVGQIYLLDNPLLREPLKPEHVKPRLLGHWGTSPGLNLLYTHLNRVIVEKDLSAVFVTGPGHGGPALVANTWLEGTYSELYHHIPRDEAGMQRLFRQFSFPGGIPSHVAPEVPGSIHEGGELGYALSHAYGAAFDNPDLLVACVIGDGEAETGPLAGSWLSNVFLNPARDGAVLPILHLNGYKIANPTVLDRIPAEDLLDLMRGYGYQPYVVEGDDPATVHQLLAATLDRAVGEIAEIQRRARSGGEVERPRWPMIVLRTPKGWTGPADVDGKQVEGTFRAHQVPIAEVRDNPAHLAELERWLRSYRPEELFDATGGPVAELATLPPTGDRRMSANPVANGGRLLRDLDLPDFRGYGVEVEEPGATVAGATGTLGPWVRDVIARNPQTFRLFGPDEVASNRLGAAFEVTDRAFVGRREPGDDHLSPDGRVMEVLSEHLCEGWLEGYLLTGRHGIFTSYEAFIHIVDSMVNQHAKWLKVTRHIPWREPIASLNYLLSSHVWRQDHNGFSHQDPGFIDHVVNKKAEVVRVYLPPDANTLLSTMDHCLRSRHYINVVVAGKQPAPNWLTMAEAVQHCRRGLGIWDWASTDDGAEPDVVLACAGDVPTLETLAAADLLRRHLPDLKVRVVNVVDLMRLQPPSEHPHGLPDNEFDTIFTRDKPVIFAYHGYPWLIHRLTYRRANHENLHVRGYKEEGTTTTPFDMVMLNDLDRFHLVIDVIDRVPGLRSRAAHLRQEMVDTRQACRDHTREYGEDDPRVVEWRWIRETDPTEG, encoded by the coding sequence ATGGACACCGCGCTGGACCTGCACAGCCCCCTGACCGACGACGAGCTGCGCCGGCTGGACGCCTACTGGCGGGCGGCGAACTACCTGACCGTCGGGCAGATCTATCTGCTCGACAACCCGCTGCTCCGCGAGCCGCTCAAGCCTGAGCACGTCAAGCCGCGCCTGCTGGGGCACTGGGGCACCAGCCCCGGCCTCAACCTGCTCTACACCCACCTCAACCGGGTCATCGTCGAGAAGGACCTGTCCGCCGTCTTCGTCACCGGCCCCGGCCACGGTGGCCCCGCGCTGGTCGCCAACACCTGGCTGGAGGGCACCTACAGCGAGCTGTACCACCACATCCCGCGCGACGAGGCCGGCATGCAGCGGCTGTTCCGCCAGTTCTCCTTCCCCGGCGGCATCCCCAGCCACGTCGCGCCGGAGGTGCCGGGCTCGATCCACGAGGGCGGCGAGCTGGGATACGCGCTGAGCCACGCGTACGGGGCCGCGTTCGACAACCCGGACCTGCTGGTCGCCTGCGTGATCGGCGACGGCGAGGCGGAGACCGGCCCGCTGGCCGGGAGCTGGCTGTCGAACGTGTTCCTCAACCCGGCGCGCGACGGCGCGGTGCTGCCGATCCTGCACCTCAACGGCTACAAGATCGCCAACCCGACGGTGCTGGACCGGATCCCCGCCGAGGACCTGCTCGACCTGATGCGCGGCTACGGCTACCAGCCGTACGTGGTCGAGGGCGACGACCCGGCGACCGTGCACCAACTGCTCGCCGCGACGCTGGACCGGGCGGTCGGCGAGATCGCCGAGATCCAGCGCCGGGCCCGCTCCGGCGGCGAGGTCGAGCGGCCCCGCTGGCCGATGATCGTGCTGCGCACGCCGAAGGGCTGGACCGGGCCGGCGGACGTCGACGGCAAGCAGGTCGAGGGCACGTTCCGCGCCCACCAGGTGCCGATCGCCGAGGTACGCGACAACCCGGCGCACCTGGCCGAGCTGGAGCGTTGGCTGCGCAGCTACCGGCCGGAGGAGCTGTTCGACGCCACCGGCGGCCCGGTCGCCGAGCTGGCCACCCTGCCGCCCACCGGCGACCGGCGGATGAGCGCCAACCCGGTCGCCAACGGCGGCAGGCTGCTGCGCGACCTGGACCTGCCCGACTTCCGCGGCTACGGCGTCGAGGTCGAGGAGCCGGGCGCCACGGTGGCCGGCGCGACCGGCACGCTCGGCCCGTGGGTGCGTGACGTGATCGCCCGCAACCCGCAGACGTTCCGCCTGTTCGGCCCGGACGAGGTCGCCTCCAACCGGTTGGGCGCCGCGTTCGAGGTCACCGACCGTGCGTTCGTCGGTCGCCGGGAGCCCGGCGACGACCACCTCTCGCCGGACGGCCGGGTGATGGAGGTGCTCTCCGAGCACCTCTGCGAGGGCTGGCTGGAGGGCTACCTGCTGACCGGCCGGCACGGCATCTTCACCAGCTACGAGGCGTTCATCCACATCGTCGACTCGATGGTCAACCAGCACGCCAAGTGGCTCAAGGTGACCCGGCACATCCCGTGGCGGGAGCCGATCGCCTCGCTGAACTACCTGCTCTCCAGCCACGTCTGGCGGCAGGACCACAACGGCTTCTCGCACCAGGACCCCGGCTTCATCGACCACGTGGTGAACAAGAAGGCCGAGGTGGTCCGGGTCTACCTGCCACCGGACGCCAACACGCTGCTCTCCACGATGGACCACTGCCTGCGCAGCCGGCACTACATCAACGTGGTGGTGGCCGGGAAGCAGCCGGCGCCGAACTGGCTGACCATGGCCGAGGCGGTCCAGCACTGCCGCCGGGGCCTGGGCATCTGGGACTGGGCCAGCACCGACGACGGCGCCGAGCCGGACGTGGTGCTCGCCTGCGCCGGCGACGTGCCGACGCTGGAGACGCTCGCCGCGGCCGACCTGCTGCGCCGGCACCTGCCCGACCTGAAGGTGCGGGTGGTCAACGTGGTCGACCTGATGCGCCTGCAACCGCCGTCGGAGCACCCGCACGGCCTGCCGGACAACGAGTTCGACACCATCTTCACCCGCGACAAGCCGGTCATTTTCGCCTACCACGGCTACCCGTGGCTGATCCACCGGCTCACCTACCGCCGGGCCAACCACGAGAACCTGCACGTGCGCGGCTACAAGGAGGAGGGCACCACCACCACGCCGTTCGACATGGTGATGCTCAACGACCTGGACCGGTTCCACCTGGTCATCGACGTCATCGACCGGGTGCCGGGGCTGCGCTCGCGCGCCGCGCACCTGCGTCAGGAGATGGTGGACACCCGCCAGGCCTGCCGCGACCACACCCGCGAGTACGGCGAGGACGACCCCCGGGTCGTCGAGTGGCGCTGGATCCGCGAGACCGACCCGACCGAGGGGTGA
- a CDS encoding universal stress protein, which yields MGDDEILVGYDGSTDASVALDWALDEAGRSGRPVRLAYVFEWLTVAGWIGPGVAPGIWPDENARRQVEELVRKAAADAAADRPGVTVHGEVFDGPPALVLQERSGEAGMLVLGSRGHGGFGGLLAGSTAVSVTAHAHCPVVVVRDGQAATSGPVVVGSDGSDSARRALGFAVERAAQRDVPLRVLRVWSPPGDRWSPPEFDPEDIAASERTAVEAELAPWRETFPDVPVEISAVPGSAASLLVEASRPAQLVVVGSRGRGGLRGMLLGSVSQQLIQHAHCPVAVVRE from the coding sequence ATGGGTGACGACGAGATCCTGGTCGGCTACGACGGGTCCACCGACGCGTCGGTGGCCCTGGACTGGGCGCTGGACGAGGCGGGCCGCTCCGGCCGGCCGGTGCGGCTGGCGTACGTCTTCGAGTGGCTGACCGTCGCCGGCTGGATCGGTCCCGGCGTGGCGCCGGGGATCTGGCCGGACGAGAACGCCCGGCGGCAGGTCGAGGAGCTGGTCCGCAAGGCGGCGGCGGACGCCGCCGCGGACCGGCCCGGCGTCACCGTGCACGGCGAGGTGTTCGACGGCCCGCCCGCGCTGGTGCTCCAGGAACGCTCCGGCGAGGCGGGCATGCTGGTGCTCGGCAGCCGGGGCCACGGCGGGTTCGGCGGGCTGCTCGCCGGTTCCACCGCGGTCTCGGTCACCGCGCACGCGCACTGCCCGGTGGTGGTGGTCCGCGACGGCCAGGCCGCCACGTCCGGGCCGGTGGTGGTCGGCTCGGACGGCTCCGACTCGGCGCGACGGGCGCTCGGCTTCGCGGTCGAGCGGGCCGCCCAGCGGGACGTGCCGCTGCGGGTGCTGCGGGTCTGGTCGCCGCCGGGCGACCGGTGGTCGCCGCCGGAGTTCGACCCGGAGGACATCGCCGCGAGCGAGCGGACCGCCGTCGAGGCGGAGCTGGCCCCGTGGCGGGAGACCTTCCCGGACGTGCCGGTGGAGATCTCGGCGGTGCCGGGCAGCGCGGCGTCGCTGCTGGTGGAGGCGAGCCGGCCGGCGCAGCTCGTGGTGGTCGGCAGCCGGGGCCGGGGCGGCCTGCGGGGCATGCTGCTCGGCTCGGTCAGCCAGCAGCTCATCCAGCACGCGCACTGCCCCGTCGCCGTCGTCCGCGAGTGA
- a CDS encoding heavy metal translocating P-type ATPase yields MGTEPRECVPERPARARRAVTAEWAPLALLTLAVLGGAALWFAGARGAADLIWAAVTVLALAPAAWAVLRELWRRQFGVDVIAVLALLGALLVREYLAGAVIAVMVATGRALEEYARRRATRDLRALLERAPRQARRRTPDGGIEVVALDRVAAGDRLVVGPGDVVPVDGTVEEAATLDESVVTGESRLVGRAAGEQVASGVVNAGAGFGLRASRNAAQSTYAGIVRLAGEATARKAPMVRLADRYAAAFVPFTLLLAGLAWLLSGEFVRAVAVLVVATPCPLLLATPIAVVSGLSRVARRGVLVRDGGSLEQLGRARTLLLDKTGTLTAGRPRAAETVVAPGGDRDEVLRLAASVEQLSPHVLATALVRQARERGLPLAEPTGVTEEPGRGVTGRVDGRTVRVGQLDGEPPPWADRVRERAELSGRSTVWVGDERGPLGAILLEDPVRPDARRTVRRLREAGLTRLVMVTGDRPRTARQVAQVVGVDDVIARCSPGEKADRVRAEAARAVTVMVGDGVNDAPALAEAHVGVAMGATGATASADVADAVLTVDRLDRLADAVEIARYARRIAVQSATVGMGLAVLAMLVAAAGRLPPVGGAFLQEGIDVLVILNALRALGGGLRRRDVPPHTRELLDRYQREHGGVRDVLARLRDTADLVATRPDDPACGPALRDVHRRLTEEVLPHEEAEERQLYPALAGPLGSDEATSTMSRAHVEIVRLVERIGGHLATLDGRVPADEAPDLLAALYGLDAVLRLHLAQEEEDYFSLNPADGPSGR; encoded by the coding sequence GTGGGAACGGAACCGCGCGAGTGCGTACCCGAACGGCCGGCCCGCGCCCGGCGGGCCGTGACGGCCGAGTGGGCGCCGCTGGCGCTGCTCACGTTGGCCGTGCTGGGCGGCGCCGCGCTGTGGTTCGCGGGGGCGCGGGGCGCGGCCGACCTGATCTGGGCCGCCGTCACCGTGCTCGCGTTGGCGCCGGCCGCCTGGGCGGTGCTGCGCGAGCTGTGGCGCCGGCAGTTCGGGGTGGACGTGATCGCGGTGCTGGCGCTGCTCGGCGCGCTGCTGGTGCGCGAGTACCTGGCCGGGGCCGTGATCGCGGTGATGGTCGCGACCGGGCGGGCGCTGGAGGAGTACGCCCGCCGCCGGGCCACCCGCGACCTGCGGGCGCTGCTGGAACGCGCGCCCCGGCAGGCCCGGCGGCGCACCCCGGACGGCGGGATCGAGGTGGTCGCGCTGGACCGGGTGGCGGCCGGCGACCGGCTGGTGGTCGGCCCCGGTGACGTGGTGCCGGTGGACGGCACGGTCGAGGAGGCGGCCACGCTCGACGAGTCGGTGGTGACCGGCGAGTCCCGGCTGGTCGGGCGCGCCGCCGGGGAGCAGGTCGCCAGCGGCGTGGTCAACGCCGGCGCCGGGTTCGGGCTGCGGGCCAGCCGCAACGCGGCGCAGAGCACGTACGCCGGCATCGTCCGGCTGGCCGGCGAGGCCACCGCGCGCAAGGCGCCGATGGTGCGGCTCGCCGACCGGTACGCCGCCGCGTTCGTGCCGTTCACGCTGCTGCTCGCCGGCCTGGCGTGGCTGCTGTCCGGCGAGTTCGTGCGGGCGGTGGCGGTGCTGGTGGTGGCCACCCCGTGCCCACTGCTGCTGGCCACCCCGATCGCGGTGGTGTCCGGGCTGTCCCGGGTGGCCCGCCGGGGGGTGCTGGTGCGCGACGGCGGGTCGCTGGAGCAGCTCGGCCGCGCCCGTACCCTGCTGCTGGACAAGACCGGGACGCTCACCGCCGGGCGGCCCCGGGCCGCGGAGACCGTGGTGGCGCCCGGCGGCGACCGGGACGAGGTGCTGCGACTGGCCGCCTCCGTCGAGCAGCTCTCGCCGCACGTGCTGGCCACCGCGCTGGTCCGGCAGGCCCGCGAGCGGGGGCTGCCGCTGGCCGAGCCGACCGGGGTGACCGAGGAGCCGGGGCGCGGGGTGACCGGGCGGGTCGACGGCCGTACGGTCCGGGTCGGCCAGCTCGACGGCGAGCCGCCGCCGTGGGCGGACCGGGTGCGCGAGCGCGCCGAGCTGTCCGGTCGCTCCACCGTCTGGGTCGGTGACGAGCGCGGGCCGCTCGGCGCGATCCTGCTGGAGGACCCGGTGCGCCCGGACGCCCGGCGGACCGTGCGGCGGCTGCGCGAGGCCGGGCTGACCCGGCTGGTCATGGTGACCGGCGACCGGCCGCGCACGGCCCGCCAGGTGGCGCAGGTGGTGGGCGTGGACGACGTGATCGCGCGCTGCTCGCCGGGGGAGAAGGCCGATCGGGTACGCGCCGAGGCGGCGCGGGCGGTGACCGTGATGGTCGGCGACGGGGTCAACGACGCCCCGGCGCTGGCCGAGGCGCACGTCGGGGTGGCGATGGGCGCCACCGGGGCGACCGCCTCGGCCGACGTGGCCGACGCGGTGCTCACCGTGGACCGGCTGGACCGGCTCGCTGACGCCGTGGAGATCGCCCGGTACGCCCGGCGGATCGCGGTGCAGAGCGCCACGGTCGGGATGGGGCTGGCGGTGCTGGCCATGCTGGTGGCCGCCGCCGGCCGGCTGCCCCCGGTCGGCGGCGCGTTCCTCCAGGAGGGCATCGACGTGCTGGTGATCCTCAACGCGCTGCGCGCCCTCGGCGGCGGCCTGCGGCGGCGGGACGTGCCCCCGCACACCCGGGAGCTGCTCGACCGCTACCAGCGCGAGCACGGCGGGGTGCGCGACGTGCTGGCCCGGCTGCGGGACACCGCCGACCTGGTGGCGACCCGCCCGGACGACCCGGCGTGCGGGCCGGCGCTGCGCGACGTGCACCGGCGGCTGACCGAGGAGGTGCTGCCGCACGAGGAGGCCGAGGAACGGCAGCTCTACCCGGCGCTGGCCGGGCCGCTGGGCAGCGACGAGGCGACCTCGACGATGAGCCGGGCGCACGTGGAGATCGTCCGGCTGGTGGAGCGGATCGGCGGGCACCTGGCGACGCTGGACGGCCGGGTCCCCGCCGACGAGGCGCCCGACCTGCTGGCCGCGCTCTACGGCCTGGACGCGGTGCTGCGCCTGCACCTGGCCCAGGAGGAGGAGGACTACTTCTCCCTCAACCCCGCCGACGGGCCCTCCGGGCGTTAG
- a CDS encoding Acg family FMN-binding oxidoreductase, whose protein sequence is MSHETPATDRPLTTALAEAAGTAGHAPSVHNTQPWHWTVRPDALELRVVKERHLSAMDPEGRLLVVSCGAALHHARVALAAEGWTPVVERVPDPHQPDLMARLTGLRHTGADPDAMRLVQCMRVRHTDRRPVSDEPIPATALGDIDRAATREGVNLQLLDDMQKIELAGAAQQAAAVEADSPELREELAYWTSRAGTGTGLPPEVLPDQPAQTTVPGRNFGAPGSLPIGPGHDKAAVYAILWGSEDESESWLRAGEALSAAWLEATRHGVSLVPLSGVVEVDGTREVLRQMLAGLGHPYLSMRLGLADPEHAGPPHTPRLEAAQTVDTSAVRDHAA, encoded by the coding sequence ATGAGCCACGAGACGCCGGCTACCGATCGCCCGTTGACCACCGCGCTCGCGGAGGCCGCCGGAACGGCCGGCCACGCCCCGTCGGTGCACAACACCCAGCCGTGGCACTGGACGGTCCGGCCGGACGCGCTGGAACTGCGCGTGGTCAAGGAACGGCACCTCAGCGCCATGGACCCGGAGGGCCGGCTGCTGGTGGTGAGCTGCGGCGCCGCGCTGCACCACGCCCGGGTGGCGCTGGCCGCCGAGGGCTGGACCCCGGTGGTGGAGCGCGTGCCCGACCCGCACCAGCCCGACCTGATGGCCCGGCTCACCGGGCTGCGCCACACCGGCGCCGACCCGGACGCCATGCGCCTGGTGCAGTGCATGCGGGTGCGGCACACCGACCGGCGACCGGTCAGCGACGAGCCGATCCCCGCCACCGCGCTCGGCGACATCGACCGGGCCGCCACCCGCGAGGGCGTGAACCTGCAACTCCTCGACGACATGCAGAAGATCGAGCTGGCCGGCGCCGCGCAGCAGGCCGCCGCCGTCGAGGCGGACAGCCCGGAGCTGCGCGAGGAGCTGGCCTACTGGACCAGCCGGGCCGGCACCGGCACCGGCCTGCCGCCGGAGGTGCTGCCCGACCAGCCGGCGCAGACCACCGTCCCGGGCCGGAACTTCGGCGCCCCCGGCTCGCTGCCCATCGGTCCCGGCCACGACAAGGCCGCCGTCTACGCCATCCTCTGGGGCTCCGAGGACGAGTCGGAGAGCTGGCTGCGCGCCGGCGAGGCGCTCTCCGCCGCCTGGCTCGAAGCCACCCGGCACGGGGTGTCCCTGGTGCCGCTCTCCGGCGTGGTGGAGGTCGACGGCACCCGGGAGGTGCTCCGGCAGATGCTGGCCGGCCTCGGCCACCCCTACCTGAGCATGCGCCTCGGGCTGGCCGACCCGGAGCACGCCGGCCCGCCGCACACCCCGCGGCTGGAAGCCGCGCAGACCGTGGACACCTCGGCGGTCCGCGACCACGCGGCCTGA